A stretch of Campylobacter volucris DNA encodes these proteins:
- a CDS encoding TolC-like outer membrane efflux protein — translation MKIFIIFLLALFFNACASVKLEQIKQEQISQKIFEDFNASYPWWQRYKNEDLNQIVQSVIDNNKDLNVARINLLSTLTRYKLLKVDFYPTLSGNLGANIKRNLENGSENSGFSNGLMLNYELDIYAKISDKVASSKFLAKSSEYELQKLKLDIVNLTINSIFELVYFNDVDILLNEHYNNLEQMLEIYTSKLEFGKIEYIDLLNIKKSLLNTKQNIITNLQNKEITLKNLKDLMGFENEKLLQKISTYTLKDFSLDKVNFDIDLKMLAYTPQIQAKLNLLKSSYKNYSSVQKNILPSVKILGSIDGSNEKFNDSFKFLFLGGNVAIDLPFLDFYKIKQNIKISEYEYNVRLLEYKDTLQKTLNDFKLCYENDKYFNLLLKLTDEISTNQAQIASLYLEKYNLGRNELKDYLDADTLLVNSLQELSRARLALLKNINLYHSIVLISD, via the coding sequence ATGAAAATTTTTATAATATTTTTATTAGCTTTGTTTTTTAATGCTTGTGCTAGTGTAAAATTAGAGCAAATCAAACAAGAGCAAATTTCACAAAAAATTTTTGAAGATTTTAATGCTAGTTATCCTTGGTGGCAAAGATATAAAAATGAAGATTTAAACCAAATTGTCCAAAGTGTAATTGATAATAATAAAGACTTAAATGTAGCTAGAATTAATCTTTTAAGCACATTGACTAGATATAAGCTTTTAAAGGTTGATTTTTATCCAACCTTAAGTGGAAATTTAGGGGCAAATATAAAAAGAAATTTAGAAAATGGGAGTGAAAATTCTGGATTTTCCAATGGCTTGATGTTAAATTATGAACTTGATATATATGCTAAAATTTCAGATAAAGTTGCATCTAGTAAATTTTTAGCCAAATCTAGCGAATATGAATTGCAAAAATTAAAATTAGATATAGTCAATCTAACTATAAATTCTATTTTTGAACTAGTATATTTTAATGATGTAGATATTTTGCTTAATGAGCACTATAATAATCTTGAGCAAATGTTAGAAATTTATACTAGCAAATTAGAATTTGGAAAGATAGAATATATTGATCTTTTAAATATAAAAAAATCACTTCTTAATACCAAGCAAAATATCATTACTAATCTTCAAAACAAAGAAATAACACTTAAAAATTTAAAAGATTTAATGGGTTTTGAAAATGAAAAATTGCTTCAAAAAATTTCTACTTACACTTTAAAAGATTTTTCTTTAGATAAGGTAAATTTTGATATAGACTTAAAAATGCTTGCTTATACACCACAAATACAGGCTAAGTTAAATTTATTAAAATCATCTTATAAAAATTATTCTAGTGTGCAAAAAAATATACTACCAAGTGTAAAAATACTTGGTAGTATAGATGGGTCTAATGAAAAATTTAACGATAGTTTTAAATTTTTGTTTTTAGGAGGAAATGTCGCTATAGATTTACCTTTTTTAGATTTTTATAAAATTAAGCAAAATATAAAAATTTCAGAATATGAATACAATGTTAGACTTTTAGAATACAAAGATACTTTACAAAAAACATTAAATGATTTTAAATTGTGCTATGAAAATGATAAATATTTTAATTTATTATTAAAACTTACCGATGAAATTAGCACCAATCAAGCTCAAATTGCTTCTTTGTATCTTGAAAAATATAATTTAGGACGCAATGAATTAAAAGATTATCTTGATGCAGATACTTTGCTAGTGAATTCTTTGCAAGAGCTTAGTAGAGCAAGATTAGCTTTACTTAAAAATATAAATTTATACCATAGTATAGTTTTAATTTCAGATTAA
- a CDS encoding MotA/TolQ/ExbB proton channel family protein: MEAKITDEFSDLVLPDGKGSTGIVAYLKIIFIPTILYLLVLLGYFGKIDFKVELHSVIMIGIIYIIALIFARHSADYASSIFEQQKDEFKLVLKRYIMKHFLIIGKETKSNASFDDFAYAYARDLRNENFALVGGAIFPMLGILGTFISIAMSMPNFNSSDTAGLEQEISVLLNGVGTAFYVSIYGIFLALWWIFFEKYGSSKFQRLLNRQKNATSDFFWSKEEIDRKYLQESLKHFEKIGTIFEHVSNEEFFKELDNTIDRKFRVFQELVNAEEKAVRLSSEHVKQTMSDLSKTQREQKDIVKTYTEIANAVNMLNSNVKDLTLRISEQYNRLLDISSDKISHLDKSVTILDDKIENFANNIEKYQNLMLENQMKLFEGFKSSIIEGMHTFKEAYEEEKSIDEKISMMEEFKLESKELDEQTSQVIAKLENQKEDEEVDDKKQSKE, translated from the coding sequence ATGGAAGCAAAAATAACAGATGAATTTTCAGATCTTGTGTTGCCAGATGGAAAAGGTAGCACAGGTATAGTTGCTTATTTAAAAATTATTTTTATCCCGACTATATTATATCTTTTGGTTCTTTTGGGATATTTTGGAAAGATTGATTTTAAAGTAGAATTACATAGTGTTATAATGATAGGAATTATTTATATTATAGCACTTATTTTTGCAAGACATAGTGCTGATTATGCTTCAAGTATTTTTGAGCAACAAAAGGACGAATTTAAACTTGTATTAAAACGCTATATTATGAAGCATTTTTTAATCATAGGCAAGGAAACAAAATCAAATGCAAGTTTTGATGATTTTGCTTATGCATATGCAAGAGATTTAAGAAATGAAAATTTTGCTTTGGTCGGTGGAGCTATCTTTCCTATGCTTGGAATTTTGGGAACATTTATAAGTATAGCTATGTCTATGCCTAACTTTAATTCTAGCGATACAGCAGGATTAGAGCAAGAAATTTCTGTTTTATTAAATGGAGTTGGAACTGCATTTTATGTTTCTATTTATGGAATTTTTTTAGCACTTTGGTGGATTTTCTTTGAAAAATATGGATCGAGTAAATTTCAAAGACTTCTTAATCGTCAAAAAAATGCTACAAGTGACTTTTTTTGGTCAAAAGAAGAAATAGATAGAAAATATTTACAAGAAAGTTTGAAGCATTTTGAAAAAATTGGTACGATTTTTGAGCATGTAAGCAATGAAGAATTTTTCAAAGAACTTGATAACACTATAGATAGAAAATTTAGAGTTTTTCAAGAATTGGTAAATGCTGAAGAAAAAGCTGTAAGGTTAAGTAGTGAGCATGTAAAACAAACCATGAGTGATCTTTCAAAAACACAAAGGGAGCAAAAAGATATAGTAAAAACTTATACAGAAATAGCCAATGCAGTAAATATGTTAAATTCGAATGTAAAAGATCTTACTCTTAGAATTTCTGAACAATACAATAGACTTTTAGATATTAGCTCAGATAAAATTTCTCATCTTGATAAAAGTGTGACAATACTTGATGATAAAATAGAAAATTTTGCTAATAATATAGAAAAATATCAAAATCTTATGCTTGAAAATCAAATGAAACTTTTTGAAGGATTTAAATCTAGCATTATAGAAGGAATGCATACTTTCAAAGAAGCTTATGAAGAAGAAAAAAGCATCGATGAAAAAATTTCAATGATGGAAGAATTTAAGCTTGAAAGTAAAGAATTAGACGAGCAAACTTCACAAGTTATTGCTAAACTTGAAAACCAAAAAGAAGATGAAGAAGTAGATGATAAAAAGCAATCAAAAGAATAA
- a CDS encoding nitrate/sulfonate/bicarbonate ABC transporter, periplasmic substrate-binding protein, with protein MKIFSKNTFKFLTIMILSLLLLNACDKNSSSKENMDKNFTAKQITITYVKAPLNAPSIIEKEKAIFQKYFDKYNIKLSYSQLTTGPEQTQALASKDIQFLYAVGSTSVILAKANGLDIKIVNKYSKSSKTFTILSQKGTQFKTADDIKGKKIAGPKGTILHELLLAYLNSLGLKENDVEFISMGIPQAQAALAGKSVDMALLAGPSAYSLIQDGYNVVTTADGLIEPLIVVATTKEFYDENKILVDEFINAQKEILDYIDKNYEESMNIVAKETNLDINAVKQMYPLYDFNISINNDDIKSLEKTKQFMLDNKMIDTDIKIEDLFIKD; from the coding sequence ATGAAAATTTTTTCAAAAAACACCTTCAAATTTTTAACCATAATGATACTTTCACTATTGTTGTTAAATGCTTGTGATAAAAATTCATCTTCTAAAGAAAATATGGATAAAAATTTCACAGCAAAACAAATAACCATAACCTATGTCAAAGCACCATTAAATGCGCCTTCTATCATAGAAAAAGAAAAAGCTATCTTTCAAAAATATTTTGATAAATATAACATTAAACTTTCTTACTCTCAATTAACAACAGGCCCAGAGCAAACCCAAGCTTTAGCTTCAAAAGATATACAATTTTTATACGCTGTGGGATCTACTTCTGTAATCTTAGCAAAGGCCAATGGGCTTGATATTAAAATAGTTAATAAATATAGCAAATCCTCAAAAACTTTTACTATTTTATCCCAAAAAGGAACCCAATTTAAAACAGCTGATGATATCAAAGGAAAAAAGATAGCAGGCCCAAAAGGAACCATACTTCATGAGCTTTTGCTAGCTTATCTTAATAGTTTGGGATTAAAAGAAAATGATGTAGAATTTATATCAATGGGAATACCACAAGCCCAAGCTGCATTAGCTGGAAAATCTGTGGATATGGCTTTATTAGCAGGTCCTAGTGCTTATAGTTTAATACAAGATGGATATAATGTGGTTACTACGGCTGATGGATTGATCGAGCCTTTGATTGTAGTTGCTACAACTAAAGAATTTTATGATGAAAATAAAATACTTGTTGATGAATTTATTAACGCTCAAAAAGAAATCTTAGATTATATAGATAAAAATTATGAAGAAAGTATGAATATCGTTGCTAAAGAAACAAATTTAGACATTAATGCAGTAAAACAAATGTATCCTTTGTATGATTTTAATATCAGTATAAATAATGATGATATAAAATCTTTAGAAAAAACAAAACAATTTATGTTAGATAATAAAATGATAGATACAGATATTAAAATAGAAGATTTATTTATAAAAGATTAA
- a CDS encoding major antigenic peptide/PpiC-type peptidyl-prolyl cis-trans isomerase: MKKVSLVAATLLTGLSLNAAVVATLDGTNITDTQVNEFFAPMLRGAKVTDLPAEQKKAIIDQYILQQLVLKDAKAQKIENDPLYKEELERAKDAILVNIYQKKIFDSIKNNESKAKKYYDEHKDQYTKPAQVKAKHILVTSEKEAKEIIAQLSKLSGKALEEKFAQLAKEKSIDKGSSAQGGELGWFAESTMVKPFADAAFSMKKGTISKTPVKSDFGYHVIFKEDARAKSTMSYNEVKAGIENTLKMEEFKNLMNSKAEELRKKAQVEYK; this comes from the coding sequence ATGAAAAAAGTTTCTTTAGTCGCTGCGACTTTATTAACAGGCTTGAGTTTAAATGCTGCGGTTGTAGCTACTCTTGATGGAACAAATATCACTGATACACAAGTAAATGAATTCTTTGCTCCTATGTTAAGAGGTGCTAAAGTTACTGATTTACCAGCTGAACAAAAAAAAGCAATTATTGACCAATACATCCTTCAACAACTTGTATTAAAAGATGCAAAAGCTCAAAAAATAGAAAATGATCCTTTATACAAAGAAGAATTAGAGCGTGCAAAAGACGCTATTTTGGTGAATATTTATCAAAAGAAAATTTTTGATTCTATAAAAAATAATGAATCAAAAGCTAAAAAATACTATGATGAACATAAAGATCAATACACAAAACCAGCTCAAGTAAAAGCTAAACATATTTTAGTAACTAGCGAAAAAGAAGCTAAAGAAATCATTGCTCAACTTAGCAAACTTAGTGGTAAAGCTTTAGAAGAAAAATTTGCACAATTAGCAAAAGAAAAATCAATCGATAAAGGCTCTTCAGCTCAAGGTGGTGAACTTGGGTGGTTTGCTGAATCAACTATGGTAAAACCATTTGCTGATGCAGCTTTTTCTATGAAAAAAGGAACTATTTCTAAAACTCCTGTAAAAAGTGACTTTGGATATCATGTTATTTTTAAAGAAGATGCTAGAGCAAAAAGCACTATGAGCTATAATGAAGTTAAAGCAGGTATCGAAAATACTTTAAAAATGGAAGAATTTAAAAATCTTATGAATTCAAAAGCTGAAGAACTTCGTAAAAAAGCACAAGTGGAATATAAATAA
- a CDS encoding ABC transporter permease, with translation MQWIKKNVFIGIIILSWYIVSELQIWSEYILPSPQKVFLAFLSELIDGNLLENTYISLLRIIFGFFIACILAFMFGIIAGMKKQIFEYFENIIEFLRNIPPISLIAILILWFGIGEEPKIIIIILASFFPIFINTTKGIYMVDKKLLEVGYSLNFTKIQLFFKIILPSSLPYILSGMKIGLGYSFRAIIGAEMIAASSGLGHMILDAQELSKSDRVIAGIIVIGLLGCLIDWFFSYLIKKSSKTGYTYEA, from the coding sequence ATGCAATGGATTAAAAAAAATGTGTTTATTGGTATTATTATATTATCTTGGTATATAGTTAGTGAGTTACAGATATGGAGTGAGTATATACTTCCTTCTCCTCAAAAGGTCTTTTTAGCTTTTTTGTCTGAATTAATTGATGGAAATTTATTAGAAAATACTTATATTAGCTTATTAAGAATCATATTTGGCTTTTTCATAGCGTGTATTTTAGCTTTTATGTTTGGAATCATTGCTGGAATGAAAAAACAAATTTTTGAATATTTTGAAAATATTATTGAATTTTTAAGAAACATTCCTCCAATTAGTCTAATTGCTATTTTAATCTTATGGTTTGGCATAGGAGAAGAACCAAAAATCATCATTATAATCTTAGCATCTTTTTTTCCTATATTTATCAACACAACAAAAGGTATTTATATGGTTGATAAAAAGCTTTTAGAAGTTGGGTATTCTTTAAATTTTACAAAAATACAATTATTTTTTAAAATCATACTGCCAAGTTCTTTACCTTATATTTTATCTGGTATGAAAATTGGTCTTGGATATAGTTTTAGAGCTATTATAGGAGCTGAAATGATAGCAGCTTCTAGTGGTCTTGGTCATATGATATTAGATGCACAAGAATTGTCAAAATCAGATAGAGTTATAGCTGGTATTATAGTTATAGGTTTATTAGGATGTTTGATTGATTGGTTTTTTTCTTATTTGATAAAAAAATCCTCTAAAACAGGATATACCTATGAAGCTTGA
- a CDS encoding pyridoxal-phosphate dependent enzyme: MIASRIDLLKYNEFEFFLKRDDLLGKINGNKARKLAFLETNKHQFKKGQVFISYGSSQSNALAALAIFCHENDFKLIFICEKISSFLKENPHGNYLTALKCGVKIIENEEFANRKSKALSLKKPDDIFIEEGIAIKEAEIGYKNLALELQKQLNEKVDIFLPSGTGTSAAFLAKHSKFKVFTCACVGDSAYLREQILALEPNYDFSNLTILNPPKKYHFAKPYLEFYELYKDLKSQCKVEFDLLYDMVGFKTLLANKEIFENKILYIHQGGLDGNVSMLRRYKYKFD; the protein is encoded by the coding sequence TTGATAGCAAGTAGGATAGATCTTTTAAAATATAATGAATTTGAATTCTTTCTAAAAAGAGATGATTTACTTGGAAAAATTAACGGCAACAAGGCTAGAAAATTAGCCTTTTTAGAGACTAATAAGCATCAATTTAAAAAAGGTCAAGTTTTCATCTCTTATGGATCTTCTCAAAGTAATGCTTTAGCAGCTTTGGCTATTTTTTGTCATGAAAATGATTTTAAACTAATTTTTATATGTGAAAAGATTAGTTCTTTTTTAAAAGAAAATCCTCACGGAAACTATCTAACTGCCTTAAAATGTGGTGTTAAGATTATAGAAAATGAAGAATTTGCAAATAGAAAATCTAAAGCCCTAAGTTTAAAAAAACCTGATGATATTTTTATAGAAGAAGGTATTGCTATTAAAGAAGCTGAAATAGGGTATAAAAATTTAGCTTTAGAGCTTCAAAAACAACTTAATGAAAAAGTAGATATTTTTTTACCTTCTGGCACGGGAACTTCGGCAGCATTTTTAGCTAAACATAGCAAATTTAAAGTTTTTACTTGTGCTTGTGTAGGAGATAGCGCGTATTTAAGAGAGCAAATTTTAGCTTTAGAGCCAAATTATGATTTTAGTAATTTAACCATACTAAATCCACCTAAAAAATATCATTTTGCAAAACCTTATTTGGAATTTTATGAACTTTATAAAGATTTAAAAAGTCAATGTAAAGTAGAATTTGATTTGCTTTATGATATGGTAGGTTTTAAAACTTTATTAGCAAATAAAGAAATTTTTGAAAACAAAATTCTTTATATCCATCAAGGTGGACTTGATGGAAATGTGAGTATGCTTAGAAGATATAAATATAAATTTGATTAA
- the gltS gene encoding sodium/glutamate symporter codes for MNFDFYATLVTMVIVLLLGVFVIKRVKFLRDYNIPEPVVGGSIAAIILFILHSFFSVDIKFDSSMKDPLMLAFFSSIGLLADFASLKKGGKKLAIFLVVVVGLLFAQNIVGIGVATAMGQNPLMGLIAGSVTMSGGHGTGAAWAAEFVKEPYMYSSATTIAIACATFGLISGGIIGGPVARYLVNKYKLVVPKQNDEQDGILSFQSPQKERLITPSSFIESLALIALCLLIGSALSTYIKTETGFTLPTFVYCLFTGVVLRNVLSITKIHHVFDREVSVLGNVSLSLFLALALMTINLWDLVTLALPMLVILVVQVTMMIAYAIFITFRVCGKDYDAAVLAAGHCGFGLGATPTAMVNMQTVTNHYGMSHMAFIIVPLVGAFFIDIVNALVINAFLYLPFFH; via the coding sequence ATGAATTTTGATTTTTACGCAACATTAGTTACTATGGTGATAGTGTTACTTTTAGGTGTGTTCGTCATCAAAAGAGTGAAATTTTTACGCGATTATAATATACCAGAGCCAGTAGTAGGCGGGAGTATAGCTGCAATCATTCTTTTTATCTTACATAGCTTTTTTTCTGTTGATATTAAATTTGATAGTTCTATGAAAGATCCACTAATGCTAGCATTTTTTTCAAGCATTGGTTTGTTAGCTGATTTTGCATCTTTAAAAAAAGGTGGAAAAAAATTAGCAATTTTTTTAGTGGTTGTTGTAGGTTTGCTTTTTGCGCAAAATATCGTTGGCATAGGTGTAGCAACCGCTATGGGGCAAAATCCACTAATGGGGCTTATCGCAGGTTCTGTTACTATGAGTGGAGGACATGGAACAGGCGCAGCTTGGGCAGCTGAATTTGTAAAAGAGCCTTATATGTATTCAAGTGCTACTACTATTGCTATTGCTTGTGCTACCTTTGGCCTTATTTCAGGAGGAATTATTGGTGGACCTGTTGCAAGATATTTAGTGAATAAATATAAACTAGTAGTGCCAAAACAAAATGATGAGCAAGATGGAATTTTAAGTTTTCAATCTCCGCAAAAAGAAAGATTAATCACCCCATCATCTTTCATAGAATCTTTAGCATTGATTGCTTTATGTTTATTAATAGGAAGTGCTTTATCTACATATATTAAAACAGAAACAGGCTTTACTTTGCCAACTTTTGTGTATTGTCTTTTTACAGGTGTGGTTTTAAGAAATGTTTTATCTATTACTAAAATTCATCATGTTTTTGATAGAGAAGTTTCTGTTTTAGGTAATGTAAGCTTGTCTTTATTTTTGGCTTTAGCTTTAATGACTATCAATTTATGGGATTTGGTAACTCTTGCATTACCAATGCTAGTTATTTTAGTAGTTCAAGTTACAATGATGATTGCTTATGCAATTTTTATCACTTTTAGAGTTTGTGGAAAAGATTATGATGCAGCGGTTTTAGCAGCTGGACATTGCGGTTTTGGTCTTGGAGCAACTCCAACAGCTATGGTAAATATGCAAACAGTTACAAATCACTACGGAATGAGTCATATGGCTTTTATTATCGTGCCTTTAGTAGGGGCATTTTTTATAGATATAGTTAATGCCTTAGTGATAAATGCTTTTTTATATTTACCATTTTTTCATTAA
- the fbaA gene encoding class II fructose-bisphosphate aldolase, giving the protein MGILDLVKPGVLSGDDLNIVYNHAKKEGFAIPAVNVVGTNSINAVLESAKKVNSPVIIQFSNGGAKFVAGKACPKADILGAISGARHVHLMAKAYNVPVILHTDHAARKLLPWIDALIEANVEFKKENNIPLFSSHMIDLSEEDLEENLSTCEKYLEQMSKLGISLELELGCTGGEEDGVDNTNIDNAKLYTQPEDVALAYERLSKISDRFSIAASFGNVHGVYKPGNVILRPEILKNSQEYVKNKFNLNQDKPINFVFHGGSGSDINDIKAALSYGVIKMNIDTDTQWAFWDGVREYELQNKAYLQGQIGNPDGEDKPNKKYYDPRVWLRAGEESMIKRLECAFSDLNCIDRN; this is encoded by the coding sequence ATGGGTATTTTAGATCTTGTTAAACCAGGTGTTTTAAGTGGTGATGATTTAAATATAGTTTATAATCACGCTAAAAAAGAAGGTTTTGCTATCCCTGCAGTGAATGTTGTAGGGACAAATTCTATTAATGCTGTTTTAGAAAGTGCTAAAAAAGTTAATTCTCCTGTGATTATTCAATTTTCTAATGGAGGAGCTAAATTTGTAGCAGGTAAAGCTTGTCCTAAGGCTGATATTTTAGGAGCTATAAGTGGAGCAAGACATGTGCATTTGATGGCTAAAGCTTATAATGTTCCTGTTATTTTACATACTGATCATGCTGCTAGAAAACTTCTTCCTTGGATTGATGCTTTGATTGAAGCCAATGTAGAATTTAAAAAAGAAAATAACATTCCTTTATTTAGTTCTCATATGATTGATTTAAGTGAAGAAGATTTAGAAGAAAATTTAAGCACTTGTGAAAAATACTTAGAGCAAATGTCTAAACTTGGAATTTCTTTGGAGCTAGAGTTGGGTTGCACAGGTGGCGAAGAAGATGGTGTGGATAATACAAATATCGATAATGCTAAATTATACACACAGCCTGAAGATGTTGCTTTAGCCTATGAAAGACTTTCTAAAATTAGTGATAGATTTTCAATTGCAGCTAGTTTTGGTAATGTTCATGGGGTTTATAAGCCAGGCAATGTGATCTTAAGACCTGAAATTCTTAAAAATTCTCAAGAATATGTTAAAAATAAATTCAATCTCAATCAAGACAAGCCAATTAATTTTGTTTTCCATGGTGGCAGTGGTAGTGATATTAATGATATCAAAGCTGCTCTAAGCTATGGTGTGATAAAAATGAATATTGATACAGATACTCAATGGGCTTTTTGGGATGGAGTTAGAGAATATGAGCTTCAAAATAAAGCATATTTGCAAGGACAAATTGGCAATCCAGATGGAGAAGATAAGCCAAATAAAAAATACTACGATCCAAGAGTTTGGTTAAGAGCGGGTGAAGAAAGTATGATTAAACGCTTAGAATGTGCGTTTAGTGATTTAAATTGTATTGATAGAAACTAA
- a CDS encoding OmpA family protein, giving the protein MIKSNQKNNEDNNFWIAYADLMAGLLFVFVLLIGAIVVKYVLTQSDLKTIKENLEKQEQRLQENKEELSQKEDILKNLNQKLSSASKQKQELEANVSSYAKLNQDLNLSLDEKDQQIFTLLERLNKKDEEIKELQVNFEEAKNKIKELGLIKENTIKNLQAKIDSNITLDVNSGAIVLPSEVLFDSNSFTLKPQAKENLKAILTQYFDGILKDENILSSIENIVIEGHTDSAGSYIYNLDLSQKRAYAVMSFIYSFYKDPRLQKLLMASGRSYSDVVIKDGKEDKEASRRIEIKFNINTNNALEKVEKYLDSK; this is encoded by the coding sequence ATGATAAAAAGCAATCAAAAGAATAACGAAGATAATAATTTTTGGATAGCCTATGCTGATTTGATGGCTGGGTTGTTGTTTGTATTTGTATTGTTAATTGGAGCTATTGTTGTAAAATATGTTTTAACTCAAAGTGATTTAAAAACCATAAAAGAGAATTTAGAAAAACAAGAGCAAAGATTACAAGAAAACAAAGAAGAATTAAGCCAAAAAGAAGACATACTTAAAAATTTAAATCAAAAATTAAGTAGCGCTTCAAAGCAAAAACAAGAATTAGAAGCAAATGTCAGTTCTTATGCAAAATTAAATCAGGATTTAAATTTATCTTTAGATGAAAAAGATCAGCAAATTTTTACTTTGCTTGAGCGACTAAATAAAAAAGATGAAGAAATAAAAGAATTACAAGTTAATTTTGAAGAAGCAAAAAACAAGATCAAAGAGCTAGGATTGATTAAAGAAAATACTATTAAAAATTTACAAGCAAAGATTGATAGTAATATTACTTTAGATGTAAATTCGGGTGCTATTGTTTTACCTTCAGAAGTATTATTTGATAGTAATTCTTTTACTTTAAAACCTCAAGCTAAAGAAAATTTAAAAGCTATATTGACTCAATATTTTGATGGTATTTTAAAAGATGAAAATATACTTTCAAGTATTGAAAATATAGTCATAGAAGGACATACAGATAGCGCAGGATCTTATATATATAATCTTGATTTATCGCAAAAAAGAGCTTATGCAGTGATGAGTTTTATTTACTCTTTTTATAAAGATCCTAGGCTTCAAAAATTATTAATGGCAAGTGGTAGATCATATTCTGATGTTGTCATAAAAGATGGAAAAGAAGACAAAGAAGCAAGTCGTAGAATAGAAATAAAATTTAATATCAACACCAACAATGCTTTAGAAAAGGTTGAAAAATACCTTGATAGCAAGTAG
- a CDS encoding ABC transporter ATP-binding protein: MKLEAQNISKFFIINNKQINILSNINFKTIDNGITIILGKSGCGKTTFLKILSGLEKPSQGQILCNAKLSIVFQEPRLMPWLDVFSNISFGMKKSTIDKEKIYKLINLVGLNGFEKAYPSQLSLGMMQRVSIARALANDADIILMDEPFASLDYFTREKLQKSLINIVKQTNKSIIFVTHCIDEALILGKKIVIFKNGQIEKDYFLDKDYERDLLSFDFIELKKDILNTIKEIK; this comes from the coding sequence ATGAAGCTTGAAGCTCAAAATATATCTAAATTTTTTATAATCAATAATAAACAAATAAATATACTCTCTAATATTAATTTTAAAACCATAGATAATGGAATAACCATCATTTTAGGCAAAAGTGGTTGTGGGAAAACAACATTTTTAAAAATCTTATCTGGCTTAGAAAAACCATCACAAGGACAAATTCTTTGCAATGCAAAATTATCTATAGTGTTTCAAGAACCAAGATTAATGCCATGGCTTGATGTTTTTTCAAATATAAGTTTTGGCATGAAAAAAAGCACAATAGATAAGGAAAAAATTTATAAACTGATTAATCTAGTAGGACTGAATGGATTTGAAAAAGCTTATCCTTCACAACTATCCTTGGGTATGATGCAAAGAGTTTCCATAGCTAGAGCTTTAGCTAATGATGCAGATATTATTTTAATGGACGAACCATTTGCTTCTTTGGATTATTTTACTAGAGAAAAATTACAAAAAAGTCTTATAAATATAGTAAAACAAACTAATAAATCCATTATATTTGTTACTCATTGTATTGATGAAGCTTTAATTTTAGGTAAAAAAATCGTAATTTTTAAAAATGGTCAGATTGAAAAAGATTATTTTTTAGATAAAGATTATGAAAGAGACTTATTGTCTTTTGATTTTATTGAATTAAAAAAAGATATATTAAATACTATTAAGGAGATTAAATGA
- the nth gene encoding endonuclease III — MKRNLEIKQLFLKHFGQAKTELVFNNAYELIVCVMLSAQCTDKRVNLITPALFKAYPSVKDLANANLTSLKLLINSCSFYNNKAQNLIKMAKAVCENFNGEIPMDEISLKSLAGVGQKTAHVVMIEWCGANCMAVDTHVFRVSHRLNLSKAKTPEETEIDLTKIFKDNLNYLHQAMVLFGRYTCKAKNPLCKECFLNHLCKSKDKKI; from the coding sequence ATGAAAAGAAATTTAGAAATTAAACAATTATTTTTAAAACATTTTGGACAAGCCAAAACAGAATTAGTTTTTAACAATGCTTATGAGCTTATAGTTTGCGTTATGCTTTCAGCTCAATGTACCGATAAAAGAGTTAATCTCATAACCCCTGCTTTATTTAAAGCTTATCCTAGCGTGAAAGATCTAGCTAATGCTAATCTTACAAGTTTAAAACTACTAATTAATTCATGCTCTTTTTACAATAATAAAGCTCAAAATTTAATCAAAATGGCTAAAGCAGTGTGTGAAAATTTTAACGGAGAAATTCCTATGGATGAAATTTCTTTGAAAAGCTTAGCTGGAGTAGGACAAAAAACCGCACATGTAGTGATGATAGAATGGTGCGGAGCTAACTGCATGGCTGTAGATACTCATGTCTTTAGAGTTTCACATAGACTAAATCTTAGTAAAGCTAAAACTCCTGAAGAAACAGAGATTGATTTAACTAAAATTTTTAAAGATAATCTTAACTATCTTCATCAAGCAATGGTTTTATTTGGTAGATATACTTGTAAGGCAAAAAATCCTTTATGTAAAGAATGTTTTTTAAATCATCTATGTAAAAGCAAGGATAAGAAAATTTAA